A stretch of Rhizobium glycinendophyticum DNA encodes these proteins:
- a CDS encoding chemotaxis protein CheW → MSYAVKNLIEGARELIAFRVGDQEFCVNIMAVREIRGWTPVTPMPHAPQYVMGVINLRGAVLPIVDLSLRLGMKSAAPTARHVIIVAQVKSKIIGLLVDAVSDILTVTDDNIQPTPEISSDLERLYARGILAIDKRMICLIELGALFNDAESEAA, encoded by the coding sequence ATGTCGTATGCGGTCAAAAACTTGATTGAAGGGGCCCGGGAGCTCATCGCCTTCCGGGTCGGCGATCAGGAATTTTGCGTGAACATCATGGCTGTAAGGGAGATCAGAGGCTGGACGCCCGTCACCCCGATGCCTCATGCGCCGCAATACGTCATGGGTGTGATCAATCTACGCGGCGCGGTCCTGCCGATTGTCGATCTCTCTTTGAGATTGGGCATGAAGTCCGCCGCTCCGACCGCGCGCCACGTCATCATCGTGGCGCAGGTAAAATCTAAGATCATCGGCCTTTTGGTCGATGCAGTGTCGGATATCCTCACGGTGACCGACGACAACATACAACCGACGCCGGAGATCTCCTCCGACCTCGAAAGACTATACGCTCGCGGCATTCTTGCGATCGACAAGCGGATGATCTGCTTGATCGAGCTTGGTGCTCTGTTCAACGACGCCGAAAGCGAGGCTGCATGA
- the cheR gene encoding protein-glutamate O-methyltransferase CheR — MTITMSTSRLSDDEVLASGEYPLTRRDLNEIASMIYSDAGIALNDSKASLVYSRLSKHIRNLGLSGFRAYCQLVSSPEGAAERREMLSHLTTNFTRFFRENHHFEHLRDEVLPGLIQRAKSGGRVRIWSAASSDGQEPYSIALTVFQAFPNVLDYDFKILATDIDPKILAIARQGAYDEQALETVSPAMRKQWFKEVEIAGRRKWQVDDRLKRLITYNELNLMAQWPFKGKFDVIFCRNVVIYFDEPTQVRIWNRFCELLPVGGHLYIGHSERVSGESKNDFDNIGITTYRYLGKQGGRK; from the coding sequence ATGACGATCACAATGAGCACATCCCGTTTATCCGACGACGAAGTACTGGCCAGCGGCGAATACCCGCTGACCCGTCGGGATCTGAACGAGATTGCATCGATGATCTACTCGGATGCCGGGATTGCGCTCAACGACTCCAAGGCGTCGCTGGTCTATTCGCGTCTGTCGAAGCACATCCGCAATCTGGGCCTGTCGGGTTTTCGCGCCTATTGCCAGCTCGTTTCTTCGCCCGAAGGTGCCGCCGAACGGCGCGAGATGCTGTCGCACCTGACCACGAACTTCACCCGCTTTTTCCGCGAGAACCACCATTTCGAGCACCTCCGTGACGAAGTATTGCCTGGTTTGATTCAGCGCGCCAAGTCGGGTGGTCGTGTTCGCATCTGGTCGGCCGCAAGCTCCGATGGTCAGGAGCCCTATTCGATCGCTCTCACGGTCTTCCAGGCATTCCCGAATGTCCTGGACTACGACTTCAAAATCCTCGCCACCGATATCGATCCGAAGATCCTCGCGATCGCCCGCCAAGGTGCCTATGACGAGCAGGCGCTGGAAACGGTATCGCCCGCCATGCGCAAGCAATGGTTCAAGGAAGTCGAGATCGCCGGTCGCCGCAAGTGGCAGGTCGATGATCGCCTGAAGCGGCTGATCACCTATAACGAGCTGAACCTGATGGCGCAGTGGCCGTTCAAGGGCAAGTTCGACGTCATCTTCTGCCGCAACGTTGTGATCTACTTCGACGAGCCCACCCAGGTGCGCATCTGGAACCGTTTCTGCGAGCTGCTGCCGGTTGGCGGCCACCTCTATATCGGTCACTCGGAGCGCGTCTCCGGCGAATCCAAGAACGATTTCGACAATATCGGGATCACCACCTATCGCTATCTCGGCAAGCAGGGAGGACGCAAGTAA